DNA sequence from the Thiobacillus sp. SCUT-2 genome:
GAACGCGAAGGCCTCGTCGAAGGCGAAGACCTCGCGTGCCGCGGCCGGGCCGTAGCGGAAGCCGTCCCAGATCTCGCGTTCGTCGTTCCGCTCGCGGCAGAACAGGATGTGGCGCGGCTGGTCACCCGCAATCAGAACGACCACCGCTTCGGGCTCGGCAAAGCCGGTCAGCCAGTAGAAATAGCTGTCGTGCCGGTAGGGGTAATGCGTGTCGCGGTTGCGCGCCACCTCGGGCGCGGTGGCGATGACCATCACGCCCTCGCCCATCTCGTCGATGACCCGCTGACGGCGGGCGCGGTAGATCGCGGAATCAGCTTGCATGCTCGTGTCTCAGTTCGTCATCCAGGGCATCCAGGCGCGCCGGCGTGCCGACGTCGACCCAGCGCCCGCCGAAATGCTCGCCGGACACGCGCCCGGCGTCGATCGCGAGCCGCAGCAGCGGTGCCAGCGGCGCCTTCTCGCCGGCCGGCGTATGGGCGAACAGCGCGCGGTGGTAGGCGCCGATGCCGGCAAAGGTCAGCCGCGCGGGGTGCGGCGTGAGCGGCGCGTCGGCGTCCTTCAGGCGGCCGCGGTCCAGCACGAAGTCGCCCTGCGGATGGTGCGCCGGATTGTCGACCAGCACCAGGTGCGCCGCGTCGCGCCCCGCCGCCAGCAGCGCCAGCGGCTCGGCAAGCCGCGAAAAATCGTATTCGCAGTAGATGTCGCCGTTCACCACGGCGAACGCGTCCGCGCCGATGAGCGGCAGCGCCGTGGCGATGCCGCCGGCGGTCTCCAGCGCGCTCGCCTCGCGCGAATACTCGATCGACACCCCGAACGCCGCGCCGTTCCCCAGCGCGGCCTCGATCTGCTCGCCGAGGTGGGCATGGTTGATGACGATGTGGGTGAAGCCTGCCGCACGCAGGCGCTCGATGTGCCAGACAATCAGCGGCTTGCCGCCGACCACCAGGAGCGGCTTGGGCGTGCGGTCGGTGAGCGGGCGCATGCGCTCGCCGCGGCCCGCTGCCAGGATCATTGCCGTTTTCATGTTCCCCTCTCGCCCTCTCGCCCGCCCACCCCTCACCGCCCACCCCTCACCCCTCACCGCCCACCACTCACCCCTCACCACTCACCACTCACCACTCACCACTCACCACTCACCACTCACCACTCACCACTCACCACTCACCACTCACCACTCACCCCTCACCGCTCACCGCTCACCGCTCACCACTCACCACTCACCACTCACCCCTCACCGCTCACCGCTCACCGCTAGAACGTATACCCCACCTTCACATCCCGATTCTCCAATCCATCCAGCAGGAACAGCATCGGCTTCAGCTCGTCGTAGCGCTCGCACACCTTGCGCAGGTAATGCATGACCAGCGGCATGTCCTTGAGGTAGCCGTCCTTGCCGTCGCGGTGATACAGGCGCGCGAAGATGCCAAGCACCTTGATGTGACGCTGCGCGCCCATCCATTCGAAGTCGCGCCAGAAGTCGCCGAAGTCCTGCCGCACCGGCAGGCGGGCCGCACGCGCCTTCTCCCAGTAACGGATCACCCAGTCGAGCTGCTGTTCCTCGTCCCACTGGATGTAGGCGTCGCGGTAGATCGACGCAAGATCATAGGTGATCGGGCCGTAGACGGCATCCTGGAAGTCGAGAATGCCCGGATTGGGGTCCGACACCATCAGGTTGCGCGAATGCCAGTCGCGGTGGACAAAGACCTGCGGCTGAGCCAGGTTGTTGGCGAGGAGGCGCTCGAACACGGTCTCGAGGACGGCCTTCTGCTGCTCCGTCATCGCGACGCCGAGGTGTTTCGCGACGTACCACTCGGGGAACAGCATCAGCTCGCGGGTCAGGAGCGCACGGTCGTATTCCGCCAGCACGCCCGGGCGGCTCGCCTGCTGGATGCGGATCAGCGCGTCGTTCGACGCCAGATAGAGCTCGCGCGCGACGCCCCGATCGGCGGCGGCTTCGTCGAGCGCCGACAGATAGGTTGTGCTGCCGAGATCGGTCAGCAGCAGGAAGCCCTGCTCCAGATCCTGCGCCAGCACCTGCGGCACGTGCACGCCCGCGTCGCCGAACAGCCGGGCGACCGCGATGAAGGGCCGGCAATCCTCGTGCGCCGGCGGCGCGTCCATCACGATATAATCGCGGCCTTTGGCAGAGACGCGAAAATAACGGCGAAAGCTGGCGTCGGCCGACGCGGGGGCGATATCCAGGGAATCCCCCCCCAACTGTCGGGCGGCCCAGTCCTGTAATGCCTGCAAACGTTCCACTGCGAACCTGCTCCGAATAACGAACCTGCGGATTTTACAACGCTTGTCCACCCTGCCCGGCTTTACGCTCGTCGCGCTGCTGCTGACCGCCGGTTCCGCGGCCGCGGACGGGCTCGTCCTCAAGAAGGACGTCGAGCTGAAGGGATCGACCGCCGCCGGCAAGGAAGGACCGCTTTTCCTGACGGCCGACCGCATCGAGACGACCGCCCCCAACGTCGTCGAGGCGACCGGTGACGTCGAGGCCCGGCAGGCGGGACAGAATTTCTACGCCGACTGGCTGCTCTACGACCTCACGCAGGACCAGGTCCGGGCGCGCGGCCATGTCCGCCTGGAACAGCCGGCCCTGGTCGTGACGGGGGATTCGCTGAAGTTCAACCTCGGCGACTACAGCGGCGAGCTCGTTCAGCCGGTCTACCGGTTCACGGCGCAGCCCGGACGCACGCGGGCCGGCCGTGCCGACGAGACCGTCACAGGCGCCGCACCGGTGGCGCCCCCTCAGCCCGGGCGCGGCCATGCGGATCGCATCGACTTCCTCAACGAGCAGCAGTGCACGCTGAAGCATGCGATCTATACGACGTGTCCGATCGGCAACGACGACTGGTTCCTCAAGGTGGGGGACCTCGACATCGACCGCAACCGCAACGTGGGAACGGCGCGCAACGCCTCGCTGCATTTTCTCGGCGTGCCGATCCTGTACACGCCCTGGGTCGATTTCCCGCTCGACAATGCGCGCAAGACCGGCGTGCTGACGCCGACCATCGGCACCACGCAACGAAGCGGCCTCGACATCCTGCTGCCGTACTACCTCAACCTGGCGCCGAACTACGACGCCACGCTCTATCCGCGGCTGATGTCGAAGCGCGGGATGCAGCTCGGTACCGAATTCCGCTATCTGCTGAGCGATTTCCATGGCGTGAACCGCTTCGAGTACCTGCCCAACGACAGCGTGGCCAACCGCTCCCGCTGGAGCGTCGCGCTCAACAACATCTACCGCATCAGCCCTGCGACCGAGGCCGGCATGCTGTTCAATCGCGTGTCCGACGACGACTATTTCCGCGACCTTTCCAACCTGCTCGCCGCGACGTCGACCACCCACCTCGACCACGAGGCCTGGCTGACCACCCGCCATCCCAACTGGACCGCGGAACTGCGCGCGCAGAGCTTCCAGACGCTGCAGGATTCGACCTCGTCCACCCCGATCCTGGAGCCTTACGCGCGCCTGCCGCAGGCGCTGCTCGGCGTCAACAAGGTCTTCGGCAACGGACTGGAATTCCACCTCGCCAGCGAGGCGACGCGCTTCGCCCACCCGACGCTGGTGGAGGGCACGCGGGTGCTGGCCTATCCCACGCTGCGCATGCCGCTCACCAATTCCTTCGGCTACCTCACGCCGCAGATCGGCTGGCACAGCACCTACTACGCACTCGACAACTCCGCGCCGTCCCAGCCGCAGCACGTCACCCGCAACCTGCCGATCCTCAGCCTCGACAGCGGCGTCACCTTCGAGCGCCCGTTCCGCTTCGCCGACCAGGATTACCAGCAGACGCTGGAGCCCCGCGCCTACTACGTCTACGCGCCCTACCGCGACCAGTCCAACATCCCGGTGTTCGACACCGCGCTGCTCGACTTCAGCTACGCGCAGATGTTCACCGAGAACCAGTTCATCGGCGGCGACCGCGTCAACGACGCCAACCAGCTGACGCTCGCCGTCACCAGCCGCTTCACCGAAGCCGCCAGCGGCCTCGAGCGGCTGCAGGTCACGCTCGGCCAGCGCTACTACTTCAGCACCCAGCAGGTGACCCTCAATCCCGGCGACCCGGTGCGCACCAGCAACGCCACCGACCTGCTTGCAGCCGTCAGCGGCCAGATCACGCGCGCCTGGCGCATCGACACCGCCTGGCAGTTCGACACCCAGACCGGCGCCACGATCCGCCAGAACCTCGCCGCCTCCTATCGCCCCGGCCCCGGACGCGTGCTGAACCTCGGTTACCGCTTCATCGACCAGACCACGGAGCAGGTCGACATCTCCGCGCAATGGCCGCTCGGCCACCGCTGGTACGGCATGTTCCGCTACAACTACTCGTTCAAGGACGCCAAGCTGGTCGAAGGCCTGGCCGGGTTTGAATACAATGCGGGGTGCTGGTCGCTGCGCGGCGTGCTGCAACGCCTTGCCACCAAGGCCGACCAGTCCACCGAGGCGTTCTTCATCCAGCTCGAATTGAACGGAATGGGCCGCATCGGCTCCAACCCGCTCGACGTTCTGAAACACTCTGTTCCCGGATACAGGCCTAGCAATGAACTTGTTCAAACGCCCTGAATGGCGCTGCCCGCAGTGGGCCCTGGCGCTGCTGCTCGCCGTGTCGACCCTGGTGCCGGCCCATGCCGCCGTCCAGGACCTCGACCGCATCGTCGCCGTCGTCAACGACGAGGTCATCACCCGCCAGGAACTCGCGACGCGCTACGACGAGGTGGTGCGCAACCTCGAGCGCCAGAATACGCCGCTGCCGCCGCGCGACGTGCTCGAAAAGCAGTTGCTCGAGCGCATGGTCACCGAGCTTGCGCTGCGCCAGCACGCCAAGGCCACCGGCATCCGCATCGACCCGACGCAGGTCGAGCGTGCCCTGCAGCGCATCGCGGCGCAGAACCACCTCGACATGGCGGGCCTGGCCGCGGCGCTGGCCAAGGAAGGACAGAGCCTCGACGGCATGCGCGCCACCATCCGCAATGAGCTGCTCATCGCCCGCGCGCGCGAGCGCGACGTCGACAACCGCATCACCGTGAGCGACGCGGAAATCGACGGCTACCTGCAGACGCAGGCCCGGCAGGGCGTGGAGACCGAATACAACTTCGCGCACATCCTCGTGGCCGTTCCCGAGAATGCCACGCCCGAACAGATCCAGGCGCGCCGGAGCCGCGCCGAGAACATCCTCGCGCAGCTCGCCAAGGGCGCCGATTTCGGCCAGCTCTCCGCGAGCTATTCCGACGCGCCCAACGCCTTGCAGGGCGGCGTGTTCGGCTGGCGGGCCAGCGGCAAGATCCCGACGCTGTTCGCCGACGCGCTCAAGCAGCTGCAACCGGGGCAGGTCAGCCCCATCCTGACGAGCGGCAACGGCTTCCATATCCTCAAGCTGATCGACAAGCGCGGGCTCGACGCCACCCTCCAGGTCACGCAGACGCACGTCCGCCACATCCTGATCAAGACCAACGAGCTCACCTCGGAGGCCGACGCCCGCAACCGCCTGCTGCAGCTCAAGGAGCGCATCGAGAACGGCGCGAAGTTCGACGAACTGGCGCGCCTGCAGTCCGAGGACGGCAGCGCATCCAAGGGCGGCGATCTCGGCTGGGTGAACCCGGGCGACACGGTGCCGGAATTCGAGAAGGCCATGAACGCCCTGAAGCCGGGCGAGATCAGCGATCCGGTGCACACGCCGTTCGGCTGGCACCTGATCCAGGTACTCGACCGGCGGACCCAGGACGTCACGCAGGAGCGCCAACGGCTGCTCGCGCGCCAGGCGATCCGCGAGCGCAAGGCGGACGAAGCCTTCCAGGACTGGGTGCGGCAGATCCGCGATGCGGCCTATGTGGAAATCCGCCCCATCGACTGAACCTTCGAGCCCGCGCGAGACCGTGCCCCTGCCGCTGATCGCGGTCACCGCGGGCGAGCCTGCCGGCGTCGGCCCGGACCTCTGCGTCGCCCTGTCACAGCAGGCGCTGCCCTGCCGGCTCTCGGTTCTCGGCGATCTCGAGGTGCTGCGCAGCCGGGCCGCCCGGCTCGGCATCGCGGTCGAATTCGAGGCCGGCGACGCGGTCCCGGCGCATCGTCCCGGCGCCCTGCACGTCCGCCATATCCCGGCCGCCTCGCGCGTGACGCCGGGTACGCTGGACAGTGACAACAGCGCACACGTGCTGGCGCTCCTCGACGCCGCGCTCGCAGGCTGCATGAACGGCTCGTACGACGCGATGGTCACGGCCCCCGTGCACAAGGGCGTCATCAACGACGCCGGCTTCGCCTTCACCGGCCACACCGAATATCTGGCCGACCACAGCGGCACCGGGCGGGTCGTGATGATGCTCGTGGGCGGCGGGCTGCGCGTCGCACTCGCCACCACCCACCTGCCCTTGCGCGATGTGGCGGATGCGATCACCGCGCCGCTGCTGGCGGAAGTCATCCGCATCCTGCACGCCGACCTGCAGCGCAAGTTCGGCATCGCGGCGCCACGCATCGCCGTCGCGGGGCTCAACCCGCACGCCGGCGAAGCCGGCCACCTGGGGCGCGAGGAAATCGACATCATCGCGCCCGTGCTCGAACGATTGCGCCACGAGGGCATGGATCTCGTCGGCCCGCAACCCGCGGACACGCTCTTTTCGCGCATCCGCCACGAACCCTGCGACGCCGTGCTGGCGATGTATCACGACCAGGGCCTGCCGGTGCTCAAGTACGCCAGCTTCGGCGCCGGCGTGAACGTCACGCTGGGCCTGCCCTTCATCCGCACCTCGGTCGACCACGGCACCGCGCTCGATCTCGCAGGCAGCGGGCGGGCCGAGGTCGGCAGCCTTTTGGCCGCGATCGAGATGGCGCTGGAGATGGCGAGCAGTGAGCGGTAAGCAGTGAGCCGATAAAAGCGCCATCCCACTCACCACTCACCACTCACCACTCACCACTCACCACTCACCACTCACCACTCACGACTCACCACTCACCACTCACCGCTTACCGCTTACCACTCACCGAGAACCCTATGCCCCCCTCTCCCCGACCCTCTCCCCCAAGGGGGCGAGGGGGCAAACGTGATGCCCAGACCGAGCGCTGCGCTTGCCCTCTCCCCAACCCTCCCCCCAAATGGGGGAGGGAGCGAAAGTGATGCCCAAAACGGTTAACCACATTCCCCGCAAGCGCTTCGGCCAGAACTTCCTCGTCGACCAAGGGATCATCCATGCGATCGTCGAGGCCGTCCGCCCGCAGCCCGGCGAGACCGTCGTCGAAATCGGCCCCGGCCTCGGCGCCCTGACCCGCCCCCTGCTGGAGCGCCTGCCGCACCTGCACGCGGTCGAGCTCGACCGCGACATCATCGCGCGCCTGCAGAAGGCGTGGCCGGCCGAGCGCCTCACGATCCACGCCGGCGACGCGCTGAAATTCGACTTCGGCAGCCTCGGCAACGACGTCCGCGTGGTCGGCAACCTGCCGTACAACATCTCCAGCCCGCTGCTGTTCCACCTGATGGCCTTCGCGCCACACATCCGCGACATGCACTTCATGCTGCAGAAGGAAGTCGTCGCGCGCATGGTCGCCGCACCGGGCGGCGCCGACTATGGCCGGCTGTCGGTCATGCTGCAGCGGCGCTTCCACATGGCGTGGCTGCTCGACGTGCCGCCCGGCGCGTTCGAGCCGCCGCCCAAGGTCGACTCCGCCGTGGTGCGTCTGATCCCGAAATCCGCATCTGAAATCGTTCCGCTCGACGAGGCGCTGTTCGCCAGGGTGGTCGCGACGGCGTTCTCGCAGCGGCGCAAGACGCTCCGGAACACCCTCGGCGCCCTGATGCGGGCGGAGGATCTTGCCGCGCTGGGGATCGATCCGGGCCTGCGCGCCGAGGCACTGCCGCTGGCCGACTACGAAGCCATCGCCCGCCATCTCGCGGCCCGGGCGCCCGCCGCCTGACGCCTGCGCGGACGCCGCCGACCTGCCTCAAGATTCGGACACCGCTATCCGTTATGGGGTGGGTCCTTCAATCATCGCTATGAACATCACGCCTGCGGGTGCGCCGACGCCAAAAATGCCATTCCTCGAGCCCGACATCGAGCGTGCGCTGCTCCGCGCCTACATCGACAGCGCGAACGACGGCATTTTCGTGCTGTGCGACGAGATGAAGTTCCACGTCGCGAACCCGGTCCTGGCGCAGTGGCTGGGAATGAGCGAGGCCGAGCTGACCGCCCATGGCCAGCGCATCCCGATCACCGACCTGTTCGGATCCGCCGCGACCGCATCGCAATTCCGTCATCAGTTTGCCGCTGCGGCCCAGGGACAGGCAGTGCGCTTCGAAGTGGAAATCCGGCCGCCACGCGGCGACACCCGCTGGGTGGAGATCGGCATGAACCGCGTCCACCTGGAAGACGGCGAGTTGGTGATCGGCATCGTGCGCGACACCACCGAACAGAAAATGCTGCAAACGGCACTGCAGCACCTTGCCAGCCACGACGACCTGACGGGACTCTTCAACCGCCGCGCGTTCCGGCAACGGCTGCGCACGCTGGTCAACGCGCAGCACGCCGGCGCCGTGCCGCATGCGCTTCTCTACGTGGATCTCGACCAGTTCAAGGTCGTGAACGACACCTGCGGCCACGCGGCCGGCGACGAATTGCTGCACCAGATCGGCATGCGCCTGAAGAAGCTGGCCGGCTCCGCCGATCTCGTCGCCCGCCTGGGGGGCGACGAATTCGGCCTGCTGCTGCACGACCGCCCGATCGAGGAGGCGATGAAGGTGGCGCGATCGCTGTGCGAGGACGTCGCCGCCCATCGCTTCACCTGGGATGGCCGGCCCTTCGAAATCACCGCCAGCGTCGGCGTCTGCGCGATCAATCGCGACATCCCCTCGGCCGAAGAGGCCTTGAGCGCGGCCGATGCCGCCTGCCACGTCGCCAAGGATCAAGGACGCAACCGTGCCCAGCTGTATTCCGAGGGCGCCGCCAGCAAGGACAAGCGCCAGGAAATGGCCTGGGTCGCCCGCTTGCAGAAGGCGCTGGAGGAGAACCGCTTCCAGATCTGGCACCAGCGCATCCTCGGTCTCCGCGACACGGACGACGCCGACGGCGTGCATGTCGAGATGCTGCTGCGCCTGGTCGACGAGAACGGCGAAATCGTCGCACCGGCTCGCTTCTTTCCCGCCGCCGAGCGCTATGGCCTGATGCCCGCCATCGACCGCTGGGTGATCCAGCATCTGTTGCTCGGCGGGGAATGCGGCCGTCCGCATCAAGGCATGCCGGCGCATTGCGCGATCAATCTGTCGGGGGCCAGTCTCAACGACGACCGCTTCCTCGTCTTTCTTGAAGACGCCCTGAGGCGCACCGCGATTCCCACCACCGCACTCTGTTTCGAGATCACCGAGACGGTCGCGGTGGCCAATTTCGCCCGCGTGCGCGAGGTGATGCAGCGTCTCCAGAATTTCGGCTGCCGGTTCGCGCTGGACGATTTCGGCAGCGGCATGTCCTCGTTCAGCTACCTGAAGAACCTGCCGGTCGATTCGCTCAAGATCGACGGCGCCCTGGTCCGCAACATCGTCGAGGATGCGGCGGACCTCACGATGGTCGAGGCGATCGCGCGGATCGGCCGCGCCCTCGGCCTGCGAACGGTCGCCGAATTCGTCGAGAGCGACGCAATCCTCGAGAAGCTGCGCGCCGTCGGCGTGGACTATGCCCAGGGGTATGCGATCCACCGGCCGGCGCCCCTGGCCGCGGATCCCGCTCCTCAGCCAGGCAGGAAGGGATAGTCCGTATACCCTCTTTCTTCGCCGCTGTAGAACGTCTGCCCATCCGGGGCATTGAGCGGCGCACCGCGGCGAAAGCGCTCGACGAGGTCGGGATTGGCAAGCAACAGGCGGCCGAAGGCGATGGCGTCGGCGGCACCCGCGCGGATTTCCACCTGCGCGGTCGCGAAATCGTAGCCGTTGTTGAGAACCAGGTTGCCGACGTAGAGCGCACGCAACCGCGCGTAGTCGAAGGGCACCCACTGCTCGCGCGGCGCGCCGCCCGTCCCCTGCAGGATGTCCAGGAACGCCAGCTTCAGGGGGTTGAGCTGCGTCACCACATACTCGAAAGTGGCCTGCGGATCGTCGTCGGCGATGTCGTTGAACGTCGTCACCGGGGACAAGCGCACACCGACGCGGTCATGGCCGACCGTCCGGCAAACCCCCTCCATCACCTCCAGTAGCAGGCGCGCCCGGTTTTCCTTGCCGCCACCGTAAGCGTCGCTGCGCCGGTTGGTCGACGAACGCAGGAACTGGTCGAGCAG
Encoded proteins:
- the murU gene encoding N-acetylmuramate alpha-1-phosphate uridylyltransferase MurU; translated protein: MKTAMILAAGRGERMRPLTDRTPKPLLVVGGKPLIVWHIERLRAAGFTHIVINHAHLGEQIEAALGNGAAFGVSIEYSREASALETAGGIATALPLIGADAFAVVNGDIYCEYDFSRLAEPLALLAAGRDAAHLVLVDNPAHHPQGDFVLDRGRLKDADAPLTPHPARLTFAGIGAYHRALFAHTPAGEKAPLAPLLRLAIDAGRVSGEHFGGRWVDVGTPARLDALDDELRHEHAS
- a CDS encoding aminoglycoside phosphotransferase family protein codes for the protein MERLQALQDWAARQLGGDSLDIAPASADASFRRYFRVSAKGRDYIVMDAPPAHEDCRPFIAVARLFGDAGVHVPQVLAQDLEQGFLLLTDLGSTTYLSALDEAAADRGVARELYLASNDALIRIQQASRPGVLAEYDRALLTRELMLFPEWYVAKHLGVAMTEQQKAVLETVFERLLANNLAQPQVFVHRDWHSRNLMVSDPNPGILDFQDAVYGPITYDLASIYRDAYIQWDEEQQLDWVIRYWEKARAARLPVRQDFGDFWRDFEWMGAQRHIKVLGIFARLYHRDGKDGYLKDMPLVMHYLRKVCERYDELKPMLFLLDGLENRDVKVGYTF
- a CDS encoding LPS-assembly protein LptD; this encodes MSTLPGFTLVALLLTAGSAAADGLVLKKDVELKGSTAAGKEGPLFLTADRIETTAPNVVEATGDVEARQAGQNFYADWLLYDLTQDQVRARGHVRLEQPALVVTGDSLKFNLGDYSGELVQPVYRFTAQPGRTRAGRADETVTGAAPVAPPQPGRGHADRIDFLNEQQCTLKHAIYTTCPIGNDDWFLKVGDLDIDRNRNVGTARNASLHFLGVPILYTPWVDFPLDNARKTGVLTPTIGTTQRSGLDILLPYYLNLAPNYDATLYPRLMSKRGMQLGTEFRYLLSDFHGVNRFEYLPNDSVANRSRWSVALNNIYRISPATEAGMLFNRVSDDDYFRDLSNLLAATSTTHLDHEAWLTTRHPNWTAELRAQSFQTLQDSTSSTPILEPYARLPQALLGVNKVFGNGLEFHLASEATRFAHPTLVEGTRVLAYPTLRMPLTNSFGYLTPQIGWHSTYYALDNSAPSQPQHVTRNLPILSLDSGVTFERPFRFADQDYQQTLEPRAYYVYAPYRDQSNIPVFDTALLDFSYAQMFTENQFIGGDRVNDANQLTLAVTSRFTEAASGLERLQVTLGQRYYFSTQQVTLNPGDPVRTSNATDLLAAVSGQITRAWRIDTAWQFDTQTGATIRQNLAASYRPGPGRVLNLGYRFIDQTTEQVDISAQWPLGHRWYGMFRYNYSFKDAKLVEGLAGFEYNAGCWSLRGVLQRLATKADQSTEAFFIQLELNGMGRIGSNPLDVLKHSVPGYRPSNELVQTP
- a CDS encoding peptidylprolyl isomerase; translated protein: MNLFKRPEWRCPQWALALLLAVSTLVPAHAAVQDLDRIVAVVNDEVITRQELATRYDEVVRNLERQNTPLPPRDVLEKQLLERMVTELALRQHAKATGIRIDPTQVERALQRIAAQNHLDMAGLAAALAKEGQSLDGMRATIRNELLIARARERDVDNRITVSDAEIDGYLQTQARQGVETEYNFAHILVAVPENATPEQIQARRSRAENILAQLAKGADFGQLSASYSDAPNALQGGVFGWRASGKIPTLFADALKQLQPGQVSPILTSGNGFHILKLIDKRGLDATLQVTQTHVRHILIKTNELTSEADARNRLLQLKERIENGAKFDELARLQSEDGSASKGGDLGWVNPGDTVPEFEKAMNALKPGEISDPVHTPFGWHLIQVLDRRTQDVTQERQRLLARQAIRERKADEAFQDWVRQIRDAAYVEIRPID
- the pdxA gene encoding 4-hydroxythreonine-4-phosphate dehydrogenase PdxA; this encodes MWKSAPSTEPSSPRETVPLPLIAVTAGEPAGVGPDLCVALSQQALPCRLSVLGDLEVLRSRAARLGIAVEFEAGDAVPAHRPGALHVRHIPAASRVTPGTLDSDNSAHVLALLDAALAGCMNGSYDAMVTAPVHKGVINDAGFAFTGHTEYLADHSGTGRVVMMLVGGGLRVALATTHLPLRDVADAITAPLLAEVIRILHADLQRKFGIAAPRIAVAGLNPHAGEAGHLGREEIDIIAPVLERLRHEGMDLVGPQPADTLFSRIRHEPCDAVLAMYHDQGLPVLKYASFGAGVNVTLGLPFIRTSVDHGTALDLAGSGRAEVGSLLAAIEMALEMASSER
- the rsmA gene encoding 16S rRNA (adenine(1518)-N(6)/adenine(1519)-N(6))-dimethyltransferase RsmA — translated: MPKTVNHIPRKRFGQNFLVDQGIIHAIVEAVRPQPGETVVEIGPGLGALTRPLLERLPHLHAVELDRDIIARLQKAWPAERLTIHAGDALKFDFGSLGNDVRVVGNLPYNISSPLLFHLMAFAPHIRDMHFMLQKEVVARMVAAPGGADYGRLSVMLQRRFHMAWLLDVPPGAFEPPPKVDSAVVRLIPKSASEIVPLDEALFARVVATAFSQRRKTLRNTLGALMRAEDLAALGIDPGLRAEALPLADYEAIARHLAARAPAA
- a CDS encoding putative bifunctional diguanylate cyclase/phosphodiesterase; this encodes MNITPAGAPTPKMPFLEPDIERALLRAYIDSANDGIFVLCDEMKFHVANPVLAQWLGMSEAELTAHGQRIPITDLFGSAATASQFRHQFAAAAQGQAVRFEVEIRPPRGDTRWVEIGMNRVHLEDGELVIGIVRDTTEQKMLQTALQHLASHDDLTGLFNRRAFRQRLRTLVNAQHAGAVPHALLYVDLDQFKVVNDTCGHAAGDELLHQIGMRLKKLAGSADLVARLGGDEFGLLLHDRPIEEAMKVARSLCEDVAAHRFTWDGRPFEITASVGVCAINRDIPSAEEALSAADAACHVAKDQGRNRAQLYSEGAASKDKRQEMAWVARLQKALEENRFQIWHQRILGLRDTDDADGVHVEMLLRLVDENGEIVAPARFFPAAERYGLMPAIDRWVIQHLLLGGECGRPHQGMPAHCAINLSGASLNDDRFLVFLEDALRRTAIPTTALCFEITETVAVANFARVREVMQRLQNFGCRFALDDFGSGMSSFSYLKNLPVDSLKIDGALVRNIVEDAADLTMVEAIARIGRALGLRTVAEFVESDAILEKLRAVGVDYAQGYAIHRPAPLAADPAPQPGRKG
- a CDS encoding alkene reductase is translated as MSDLFSPARFGAIELPNRIVMSSLTRNRAGAGNVPTPLVAEYYRQRASAGLILTEASPICAEGHGYPRTPGIHTPEQIAGWKAVTAAVHGAGGRIALQLWHVGRISHPDLQPGGGRPVAPSAIRPAGQVYTGTAMKDFVTPRALETAELPGVVEAYARAARNAMEAGFDGVEVHAGNGYLLDQFLRSSTNRRSDAYGGGKENRARLLLEVMEGVCRTVGHDRVGVRLSPVTTFNDIADDDPQATFEYVVTQLNPLKLAFLDILQGTGGAPREQWVPFDYARLRALYVGNLVLNNGYDFATAQVEIRAGAADAIAFGRLLLANPDLVERFRRGAPLNAPDGQTFYSGEERGYTDYPFLPG